One Mobula hypostoma chromosome X2, sMobHyp1.1, whole genome shotgun sequence genomic window carries:
- the LOC134340934 gene encoding gastrula zinc finger protein XlCGF57.1-like yields MPFTCSDCGKGFTHSSKLQRHRRVHTGERPFTCSDCGKGFTQSSNLQTHQQVHTGQRPFTCSDCGKGFILSNHLLQHQLVHTGERPFTCSDCGKGFAQSSDLQTHQRLHTGEKPFTCSDCGKGFILSNHLLQHQLVHTGERPFTCSDCGKGFTRSSDLLTHQRLHTGERPFTCSECGKVFTQSPQLKVHQRVHTGEKPFTCSECGKVFAGSSVLKEHQRVHTGEKPFTCSECGKVFARSSQLLRHQQIHSGVKPFLCSECGKGFTDAAQLKDHQFVHTVERPFTCSDCGKGFTRRSRLLTHQLDHTGEKPFTCSECGKRFTHSAQLKEHQRLHTGEWPFTCSECGKGFTRSSRLKVHQRVHTGEKPFSCSECGKGFSQSSKLVRHYQIHAREKLFTYSDCGKEFTWSSEFKIHQRIHTGGCHSLVLDVGKDSLRHLS; encoded by the coding sequence atgccgttcacctgctcagactgtgggaagggattcactcactccTCCAAACTACAGAGACACcggcgagttcacaccggggagaggccattcacctgctcagactgtgggaagggattcactcaatcgtccaacctacagactcaccagcaagttcacactgggcagaggccattcacctgctcagactgtgggaaaggattcattcTGTCAAATCACTTGCTACAACATCagttagttcacactggggagaggccattcacctgctcagactgtgggaagggatttgctcAGTCATCTGACCTACAGACACACCAGCGACTTcatactggggagaagccattcacctgctcagactgtgggaaaggattcattcTGTCAAATCACTTGCTACAACATCagttagttcacactggggagaggccattcacctgctcagactgtgggaagggattcactcggtcatctgacctactgacacaccagcgacttcacactggggagaggccattcacctgctctgaatgtgggaaggtatTCACTCAGTCacctcaactgaaggtacatcagcgagttcacactggggagaagccgttcacttgCTCTGAATGTGGAAAGGTATTTGCTGGGTCATCTGTACTGAAGgagcatcagcgagttcacactggggagaagccgttcacttgCTCTGAATGTGGAAAGGTATTTGCTCGGTCATCTCAACTCTTGAGACACCAGCAAATCCACTCTGGGGTGAAACCATTcctctgctcagaatgtgggaagggattcaccgaTGCAGCTCAGCTGAAAGATCATCAGTTTGTTCACACTGtggagagaccattcacctgctccgacTGTGGGAAAGGGTTCACTCGGCGTTCTCGACTACTGACACACCAGTTAgaccacactggggagaaaccattcacctgctcagaatgtgggaagagattcacccaTTCCGctcaactgaaggaacatcagcgacttcacactggggaatggccattcacctgctctgaatgtgggaagggattcactcggtcatctcgactgaaggtgcatcagcgagttcacactggggaaaaaCCTTTcagctgctctgaatgtgggaagggattcagtcagtCATCCAAACTTGTGAGGCATTACCAAATTCACGCTAGGGAGAAACTGTTCACGTACTCAGATTGTGGGAAAgaattcacttggtcatctgagTTTAAaatacatcagcgaattcacactgggggaTGCCACTCACTTGTTCTggatgtgggaaaggattcactcagacaTCTCagttaa